A genomic segment from Argonema galeatum A003/A1 encodes:
- a CDS encoding choice-of-anchor K domain-containing protein, producing the protein MRSHPHTAKLSAAALTATLLVSLAGQAQAITFEGTSSGQWGMPANPSGSTYISSENGGINNSLSWGRTDNCLTCTPFNNYVQYDGVSFNAGVGSLFNLGNLTYRNGSVWDGFNGDFPLNIALSLTNPFNTTQNFDFSFNIFNTPNNSGDAVVDGDKLRFSTAGISSQQFNYDGVDYTLELTGFSSDGGLTMMSEFNSPEGTIANASLYGKLTGVGQAPPQKTIPEPAAVAGLSLLGIYFATRRRSRNI; encoded by the coding sequence ATGCGATCGCATCCTCACACAGCTAAATTATCCGCAGCCGCTCTCACTGCTACCTTGTTAGTGAGTCTAGCCGGACAAGCGCAAGCGATTACCTTTGAGGGCACATCCTCCGGTCAATGGGGAATGCCTGCTAATCCGTCTGGGAGTACTTATATTTCCAGCGAGAATGGAGGTATAAATAATAGTCTTTCATGGGGTCGGACTGATAACTGTCTGACCTGTACCCCATTCAATAACTATGTCCAGTATGACGGTGTAAGCTTTAATGCTGGTGTAGGTAGCCTTTTCAATCTTGGTAATCTAACTTACCGCAATGGCTCAGTGTGGGACGGTTTCAACGGCGACTTTCCTCTCAATATCGCTTTGTCTTTGACAAACCCTTTCAACACCACTCAGAATTTTGATTTCTCATTTAACATCTTCAACACACCCAACAACAGCGGCGACGCAGTTGTGGATGGGGACAAACTGCGTTTTTCTACTGCTGGCATATCCAGCCAGCAGTTTAATTACGATGGAGTCGATTACACCCTTGAGTTAACTGGCTTCTCTTCCGATGGCGGTCTAACTATGATGAGCGAGTTCAACTCCCCAGAAGGGACTATTGCCAACGCATCTTTGTACGGCAAACTTACGGGTGTTGGTCAAGCGCCGCCGCAGAAGACGATTCCCGAACCTGCTGCTGTGGCTGGTTTATCGCTATTGGGAATTTACTTCGCCACCCGTCGTCGTAGCCGAAACATCTAA
- a CDS encoding choice-of-anchor K domain-containing protein, whose product MKFNLEGTVKVSKFFLAIALLVGFQNQAQAATFAGSTSAQWGTPLTPSPTSVISISSHNGNTNNRLTWGEAAPNTFTSYVQFDGTTFSAGVNSLFNLGTLSYRNGSTYTYSNFDGDFPLQIALSLALPFASGESFNFLFNILNTPNTSGNPVLDGDRLRFSTAGLSSQKFNYQENDYTLQLMGFSTNGGKAIVKEFNSPEGSVAIASLYGKIISDPKSVTVPEPASFAGLSLLGIYFAGRRRK is encoded by the coding sequence ATGAAATTTAATTTAGAAGGTACAGTTAAGGTATCTAAATTTTTTCTGGCGATCGCACTATTGGTGGGTTTCCAAAATCAAGCTCAAGCTGCAACTTTCGCAGGCAGTACTTCTGCTCAATGGGGAACCCCTCTTACTCCCAGTCCCACATCAGTTATCTCAATTAGCAGCCATAACGGCAATACGAATAACCGCCTAACTTGGGGTGAAGCAGCTCCGAATACATTTACCAGCTACGTCCAGTTCGACGGGACAACGTTTAGCGCTGGCGTCAACAGCCTCTTTAATCTTGGCACTCTCTCTTACCGCAACGGCAGTACATACACTTACTCCAATTTTGATGGTGATTTTCCGCTGCAAATAGCTTTATCTCTCGCCCTTCCATTTGCAAGCGGCGAGAGTTTTAACTTTTTATTCAATATCCTAAATACACCGAATACGAGCGGCAATCCTGTTCTGGATGGTGACAGGTTGCGTTTTTCCACCGCCGGACTATCCAGTCAGAAGTTTAATTACCAAGAAAATGATTACACACTTCAACTGATGGGCTTCTCTACCAATGGCGGTAAAGCCATTGTTAAGGAGTTCAACTCACCAGAAGGAAGCGTTGCGATCGCCTCTTTGTACGGTAAGATTATTTCCGATCCGAAATCCGTTACCGTACCTGAACCAGCGAGTTTCGCTGGTCTTTCACTGTTGGGGATTTACTTTGCCGGTCGTCGTCGTAAGTGA
- a CDS encoding response regulator transcription factor, producing MPRILVIDDDPAISELVAVNLEMAGYDVSQAEDGIKGQALALQIQPDLIMLDLMLPKVDGFTVCQRLRRDERTADIPVLMLTALGQTEDKVQGLNAGADDYMTKPFEIEEMLARVRALLRRTDRIPQAAKHTEILNYGPLTLVPERFEAIWLAQTIKLTHLEFELLHCLLQRHGQTVSPSEILKEVWGYDPDDDIETIRVHIRHLRTKMEPDPRHPRYIKTVYGAGYCLELPSREQITADTAS from the coding sequence ATGCCTCGGATACTCGTCATCGACGATGACCCCGCTATCTCAGAATTAGTCGCCGTCAATCTGGAAATGGCTGGATACGATGTCAGCCAAGCAGAAGATGGCATTAAGGGTCAGGCACTGGCCCTACAAATACAGCCAGACCTGATAATGCTAGACCTGATGCTGCCCAAGGTGGATGGATTTACCGTTTGTCAGCGCCTGCGTCGGGATGAGCGTACCGCAGATATCCCAGTATTAATGTTGACGGCTTTAGGTCAAACCGAAGATAAGGTACAAGGCTTAAATGCTGGTGCCGATGATTACATGACCAAGCCGTTTGAAATCGAAGAAATGCTCGCCAGGGTGCGGGCTTTACTGCGACGCACCGATCGCATTCCCCAAGCCGCCAAACACACCGAAATCCTTAACTACGGCCCTCTTACCCTGGTTCCAGAACGGTTTGAAGCTATTTGGTTGGCTCAGACTATCAAACTAACTCATCTGGAATTTGAGCTACTCCACTGCTTACTCCAGCGCCACGGTCAGACGGTCTCTCCTAGCGAAATTCTCAAAGAGGTCTGGGGCTATGACCCAGATGATGATATTGAAACTATTCGCGTACACATCCGACATTTGAGAACCAAAATGGAACCTGACCCTCGCCACCCGCGCTATATCAAGACTGTATACGGTGCTGGCTATTGCCTGGAGTTACCCAGTCGCGAGCAAATAACGGCAGATACAGCTTCTTGA
- a CDS encoding YheT family hydrolase, with amino-acid sequence MPNYAYSPPWQTRNGLAMTLYTALLGGREWESTIIEPEPSYQETIFAGAQDVPIFGLVAIPEKPCGTIVGTYGITGSLDNQWFLRLLGRKAFARGYAVVLFDWRAHGRTAELSPTLTSDGLYEGEDFVRIAKSAKTMGCPAPFWFAGFSLGGQLALWAVKAAQELTVQDGDIGLRSTDIGGAAVICPSLDSNRSLSYLVKHRWGKYLEKAIARELKKLAWRIHDAHPGTIDPAAIDRANGIWGFDRELVIDRLGFPSVEAYYEASSALHILPHLKKPTLILYTADDPMFDPTIIPDLQAASADNPYIDLILTRYGGHVGYISSKTCQQQAGDPDCWWAWNRVLDWCDRTTKTTVADIKRPT; translated from the coding sequence ATGCCAAATTATGCCTATAGTCCACCTTGGCAAACCAGAAACGGTCTGGCGATGACCCTTTACACTGCTCTGTTGGGCGGTCGTGAGTGGGAAAGCACCATTATTGAGCCAGAACCGTCTTACCAAGAGACAATCTTTGCAGGCGCTCAAGACGTGCCCATTTTTGGCCTTGTGGCGATTCCTGAGAAACCTTGCGGTACGATTGTTGGTACTTACGGTATTACAGGGTCTTTGGATAATCAATGGTTTCTAAGACTGCTGGGGCGGAAGGCATTTGCTCGCGGTTATGCAGTGGTGCTATTTGATTGGCGTGCCCACGGCAGAACGGCAGAGTTATCTCCGACACTGACTTCTGATGGTTTGTACGAGGGAGAAGATTTTGTCCGCATTGCCAAATCGGCTAAAACAATGGGGTGTCCGGCACCGTTCTGGTTTGCGGGGTTTTCTCTGGGGGGACAGCTGGCGCTATGGGCGGTGAAAGCAGCACAAGAGCTGACGGTGCAAGATGGGGATATAGGATTGCGATCGACGGACATTGGTGGTGCGGCAGTAATTTGTCCGAGTTTGGATTCCAATCGTTCTCTCTCTTATTTAGTAAAGCATCGCTGGGGCAAGTATTTGGAGAAAGCGATCGCACGCGAACTCAAAAAACTGGCCTGGCGTATCCACGATGCTCATCCCGGCACAATAGATCCGGCTGCGATCGATCGGGCCAACGGCATTTGGGGTTTCGATCGCGAACTTGTAATAGATAGATTGGGCTTCCCATCCGTCGAAGCTTATTACGAGGCTAGCAGCGCTTTACACATATTGCCTCACCTGAAGAAACCGACTCTAATTTTATACACCGCAGATGACCCCATGTTTGACCCGACAATTATACCTGACTTGCAAGCCGCCTCTGCTGATAACCCTTACATTGATTTGATTTTGACTCGTTACGGCGGTCATGTGGGCTACATCAGCAGCAAAACGTGCCAGCAGCAAGCGGGAGACCCCGATTGTTGGTGGGCTTGGAATCGAGTGTTAGATTGGTGCGATCGCACCACAAAAACTACCGTCGCCGATATCAAGCGGCCAACTTAA
- a CDS encoding YIP1 family protein → MSDKKSKGGLGKTIWKALALKGDFYENARNTPKTQRRSLTIVILAAVSHALGSAVILLINRATLPILVLALLIDGLSVAGGYYFWTLTISKLGQWLKPNHVSYKDLLIPIGYAYSPQSLNFLTVIPLLGRPIELVLSVWSLLAVIVAVRQGLDITTRKAWLICLVGWPLIQVAIGFVQVFEQYLVKLAA, encoded by the coding sequence GTGAGTGATAAAAAGTCAAAAGGTGGTTTGGGCAAGACAATCTGGAAAGCATTAGCGTTGAAGGGAGATTTTTACGAAAATGCTCGCAATACTCCTAAAACTCAACGGCGATCGCTTACGATCGTAATTTTAGCGGCTGTGTCCCATGCCCTTGGCAGTGCAGTTATCTTATTGATTAACAGGGCTACTCTGCCTATCCTAGTTCTGGCACTTTTGATAGATGGCCTCAGCGTGGCGGGAGGATACTATTTTTGGACTCTAACAATCTCGAAGCTCGGACAGTGGCTAAAACCGAATCACGTATCTTATAAAGATCTGCTGATTCCTATTGGCTATGCCTATTCTCCCCAATCGCTGAATTTCTTAACGGTGATTCCTTTGTTAGGACGACCGATCGAACTGGTGTTATCTGTATGGAGTTTGCTAGCTGTAATTGTTGCCGTTCGTCAAGGTTTGGATATTACCACTCGTAAGGCGTGGTTGATTTGTTTGGTAGGTTGGCCTTTAATTCAAGTAGCAATTGGTTTTGTACAAGTTTTTGAACAGTATTTAGTTAAGTTGGCCGCTTGA
- a CDS encoding ion transporter, with product MNQPNQKRELEKERSEVLEQLEDWLETPMLLLGFGWLALLVVDLIAGLNPILEVISNVIWIVFVLDFGLRFTLAPHKVVYLKQNWLTALSLMLPALRIFRITRVIRLLNPARGLRLVRVITSLNRGMRSLRSSMGRRGFGYVISLSLVVTFVGAAGMYAFENNNPNGAGLKDYGTALWWTAMIMTTMGSEYWPQTPEGRVLCLILSLYAFGVFGYVTAAIATFFVGRDAENDRAEIAGAKSIAALHEEISALRADIQALSGHKQES from the coding sequence ATGAACCAGCCCAACCAAAAAAGGGAACTCGAAAAAGAACGAAGCGAAGTTCTGGAACAGTTAGAAGACTGGTTGGAAACACCGATGCTTTTGCTGGGTTTCGGATGGTTGGCGTTGTTAGTAGTCGATTTAATTGCGGGCTTAAATCCTATATTAGAAGTTATTAGTAACGTTATTTGGATCGTTTTTGTACTGGATTTCGGATTGCGATTTACTCTGGCTCCTCATAAAGTTGTTTATCTCAAACAAAACTGGCTAACGGCTCTATCTTTAATGTTGCCAGCATTGCGGATTTTTCGGATTACCCGCGTTATTCGCTTGCTCAATCCGGCGCGAGGACTGCGATTAGTGCGAGTGATTACTTCTTTAAATCGGGGGATGCGATCGCTCAGATCTAGCATGGGCCGTCGCGGTTTTGGTTACGTAATTTCACTTAGTTTAGTAGTAACGTTTGTGGGAGCAGCAGGAATGTATGCTTTTGAAAATAATAATCCTAATGGGGCAGGATTAAAAGATTACGGTACTGCACTGTGGTGGACGGCGATGATTATGACCACAATGGGGTCGGAATATTGGCCGCAAACTCCAGAAGGTAGAGTGCTTTGTTTGATTTTATCGCTGTATGCTTTTGGGGTATTTGGTTATGTAACGGCTGCGATCGCTACCTTTTTTGTCGGTCGCGATGCAGAAAACGATCGGGCAGAAATAGCAGGTGCTAAGTCTATAGCCGCCCTGCATGAGGAAATTTCAGCATTGCGAGCTGATATTCAAGCTCTTTCCGGTCATAAACAAGAATCTTGA
- a CDS encoding DUF2254 domain-containing protein, with product MKIKLLKLWDSLHSSYWFVPTLMATIAIALAFGMVTLDRYGMSGPIEKLGWIYSGGPEGARTLLSSVAGSMITVAGTVFSITLVALQLASSQFGPRLLRNFMQDTGNQVVLGTFIATFIYCLLVLRTIHGEDYEVFVPQISVTVGILLAIASIGVFIYFIHHASTSIQSSYIIAQVGSDLDKAIDRLFPEKIGHGVANSRRSVEEIPANFHREASPILATSSGYLQAIDDEKLMQIAKSKNLILRLKYGPGKFIVQGSEIVAVWPNKAVDKNLAKQIHQLFILGRQRTEQQDIEFSIDQLVEIAVRAISPGVNDPFTAISCIDRLSVALCGLAEREFPSPYRYDEEKNLRVIAERVTFVGIIDAAFNQIRQYSKPDVAVQIRLLETIAVIATHTKNKKYRQALVHHANMIQRTSQAQISEESDRDCVKERYLAALKELDDVNSVV from the coding sequence ATGAAAATCAAACTGCTCAAACTTTGGGACTCACTGCATAGTAGCTATTGGTTCGTCCCAACCTTAATGGCCACCATAGCGATCGCGCTAGCATTTGGGATGGTGACGCTCGATCGCTATGGTATGTCTGGCCCAATTGAGAAATTAGGCTGGATTTATAGTGGTGGCCCAGAAGGAGCCCGCACCCTGCTTTCATCGGTTGCAGGTTCCATGATTACCGTTGCGGGTACTGTTTTTTCCATCACCCTGGTAGCGCTCCAACTTGCTTCCTCGCAATTTGGCCCGCGACTCCTCCGCAATTTCATGCAAGATACGGGCAATCAGGTAGTGCTTGGCACATTCATCGCCACATTTATTTACTGTTTGCTCGTACTGCGAACCATTCACGGAGAAGACTATGAAGTTTTCGTGCCACAGATTTCGGTAACAGTGGGCATCCTGTTAGCGATCGCCAGCATCGGCGTGTTTATCTATTTTATACATCACGCTTCAACTTCGATTCAATCGTCGTACATCATCGCGCAAGTCGGTTCCGATCTCGACAAAGCCATCGATCGCCTATTCCCTGAAAAAATAGGGCATGGCGTTGCTAACTCTCGGCGCTCGGTTGAGGAGATTCCAGCTAATTTCCACCGAGAAGCCTCACCGATTTTAGCCACTAGCAGCGGTTATCTTCAGGCAATTGATGACGAGAAATTGATGCAGATCGCCAAGTCAAAAAACTTAATTTTGCGTCTTAAATATGGCCCCGGAAAATTTATCGTCCAAGGAAGCGAAATAGTCGCCGTTTGGCCAAACAAAGCGGTGGATAAAAACTTGGCCAAGCAAATCCATCAATTATTTATTTTAGGCAGACAACGCACCGAACAGCAGGATATAGAATTTTCGATCGATCAATTAGTTGAAATTGCCGTGCGTGCCATTTCTCCTGGGGTCAACGATCCCTTTACCGCCATCAGCTGTATCGATCGACTAAGTGTAGCACTCTGTGGTCTGGCAGAAAGAGAATTTCCATCTCCTTATCGCTACGATGAGGAGAAAAATTTGCGCGTAATTGCCGAACGAGTTACGTTTGTCGGCATCATTGATGCTGCTTTTAATCAAATCCGACAGTATAGCAAGCCGGATGTAGCGGTACAAATTCGCTTGCTAGAAACGATCGCAGTTATCGCCACCCATACTAAAAATAAGAAATATCGCCAAGCGCTAGTGCATCATGCCAATATGATTCAGCGTACAAGTCAGGCGCAAATATCAGAAGAGAGCGATCGCGATTGTGTTAAGGAGCGATATTTGGCAGCCCTGAAAGAGTTAGACGATGTTAACTCGGTGGTGTAA
- a CDS encoding mechanosensitive ion channel family protein, which produces MNLQESTLAAWAKIQGMIDGLIVMLPNIMLAAIVFGLFFFAAGQIKLLVKRLTRRHRQARNLGLVLGRLSQGVVILVGLFIALSIVIPSFQAGDLIQLLGISSVAIGFAFRDILQNFLAGILILLTEPFQIGDQIVFKDFEGTVENIQTRASTIRTYDGRRIVIPNSELFTNSVTVNTAFDNRRLEYDVGIGYGDNIDRAKQLILEAVRSVNEVLEDPPPDALVVELAESTVNIRARWWVAPPRRAETLDAKDKVLTAIKNKLTANGIDLAFPTYQILFHDQTEETDGDRSLQREGWPAGKSEVPKPRSIGGSLRKLAEMRSQTDGNGKVQNTTDGE; this is translated from the coding sequence ATGAATCTTCAAGAATCAACGTTAGCAGCGTGGGCGAAGATTCAGGGGATGATTGACGGCCTGATTGTAATGCTGCCAAATATAATGTTGGCCGCGATCGTCTTCGGGCTGTTTTTTTTCGCGGCGGGCCAAATTAAATTGCTCGTCAAACGCCTGACTCGAAGGCATCGACAGGCTCGCAATCTGGGGTTGGTACTGGGGCGTTTGTCCCAGGGAGTGGTGATTTTAGTCGGTTTATTTATTGCATTATCGATCGTCATCCCATCATTCCAGGCCGGAGATTTGATTCAACTGCTGGGTATTAGCAGTGTGGCGATCGGCTTTGCATTCCGCGACATTCTCCAGAACTTCCTAGCTGGCATCCTGATTCTGTTAACTGAACCTTTCCAAATTGGCGACCAGATCGTCTTCAAAGACTTTGAGGGAACAGTCGAAAACATCCAAACACGCGCCAGTACAATCAGAACTTATGATGGTCGTCGCATCGTGATTCCGAATTCCGAGCTGTTCACTAATTCGGTCACTGTCAACACAGCCTTTGATAACCGCCGTTTAGAGTACGATGTCGGCATTGGCTATGGGGACAATATCGATCGCGCCAAACAGTTAATTCTGGAAGCAGTTCGTAGCGTGAATGAGGTATTAGAAGATCCACCCCCAGACGCGCTGGTAGTAGAACTGGCTGAAAGTACCGTCAATATCCGCGCTCGTTGGTGGGTCGCGCCGCCGCGTCGTGCCGAGACTCTCGACGCAAAGGACAAAGTTCTTACCGCTATTAAGAATAAGTTAACTGCTAACGGCATCGATTTAGCTTTCCCAACTTATCAGATTCTGTTTCACGACCAAACAGAAGAGACAGATGGCGATCGCTCTCTTCAGCGCGAAGGTTGGCCCGCCGGAAAAAGCGAAGTACCGAAACCGCGCAGTATCGGCGGTTCTTTGCGTAAATTAGCCGAAATGCGCTCGCAAACAGATGGTAACGGCAAAGTTCAAAATACCACCGATGGCGAATGA
- a CDS encoding DUF389 domain-containing protein: protein MKSIKTRFKKFKTRNIEPPSLERIQLELLEESNLDINYLVLILGSCVIATLGLLSNSVAVIIGAMIVAPLMLPIRGLAFGALEGHVVLVRKGLSAIAVGTFLAIVLAVLLGSLIRLPEFGSEVIARSKPTLLDLGIAVAAGGISGFAKVQPKVSGTLAGTAIAVALMPPICVIGLALSQGNWSLSLGATLLYLTNLLGITLSCMLTFLIAGYTPLHRARKALTWTLVFTAILVIPLGVSFVELIKQARLEASLKKALLNRTITFQRVVLMKSDANWLTNPPEVRLNVRSSEPLTPKQVRLLEEFVEKEMGQHITLIFEVGQVEEVRREAL, encoded by the coding sequence ATGAAAAGTATTAAGACTCGCTTTAAAAAATTCAAAACCAGAAACATCGAGCCGCCAAGTTTAGAGCGAATACAATTAGAGCTATTAGAAGAATCAAATTTAGATATTAATTATCTTGTCTTGATTTTAGGTTCATGCGTAATTGCCACTTTAGGGCTTTTATCTAATAGCGTAGCTGTGATTATTGGAGCTATGATCGTTGCTCCTTTAATGTTGCCTATTCGCGGATTGGCATTTGGAGCCTTAGAAGGCCATGTTGTCTTAGTTCGCAAAGGATTAAGTGCGATCGCAGTAGGTACTTTTCTCGCAATTGTGTTAGCTGTATTGCTAGGTTCCTTAATAAGATTGCCGGAATTTGGCAGCGAAGTTATAGCTCGTTCCAAACCAACCTTGCTAGATTTGGGAATTGCGGTTGCAGCCGGGGGAATCAGCGGTTTTGCCAAAGTTCAACCCAAAGTTTCTGGTACTCTGGCTGGAACTGCGATCGCTGTCGCTCTCATGCCCCCAATTTGTGTAATTGGTTTGGCTTTATCTCAAGGAAATTGGTCGCTCAGTTTGGGTGCAACACTTCTGTATTTAACCAATTTGTTGGGAATTACTCTTTCTTGTATGCTGACCTTTTTAATAGCAGGCTACACTCCATTGCATCGCGCCCGTAAAGCTCTTACTTGGACTTTAGTTTTTACAGCCATACTTGTGATTCCCTTGGGCGTGAGCTTTGTAGAATTAATCAAGCAAGCCCGACTGGAAGCAAGTCTTAAAAAGGCGTTACTAAACCGAACGATTACCTTTCAGCGGGTGGTACTGATGAAAAGCGATGCCAACTGGTTAACCAATCCACCCGAAGTCCGCCTGAATGTTCGCAGTAGCGAACCTTTGACACCAAAACAAGTGCGGCTTTTAGAAGAATTTGTAGAAAAAGAGATGGGTCAACACATCACGCTGATTTTTGAAGTGGGTCAAGTTGAAGAAGTGAGGCGTGAAGCCCTCTAA